The genomic DNA GCCGTTGGTCATGCGGGATTCGTGCCGCTCGAAGAAGCGGGCGATGAACAGGTCGTTCTCGAGCAGGCCGCGCCGGCAGCGCCATTTCAGCTTGCTCAGCGCGCGTTCGCTGATCAGCTCGGACGGGTCGGCGGCGGTTTGCATGGTTTCTCTCGGAAAAGGATCAGATGGCGCGGCGCACCATCAGTTCCTTGATCTTGCCGATCGCCTTGGTCGGGTTCAGGTTCTTCGGGCACACATCGACGCAGTTCATGATCGTGTGGCAGCGGAACAGGCGGTACGGGTCTTCGAGGTTGTCCAGGCGTTCGGCGGTGGCTTCGTCGCGGCTGTCGGCGATGAAGCGGTAGGCCTGCAGCAGGCCGGCCGGGCCCACGAACTTGTCGGGGTTCCACCAGAAACTCGGGCAGCTGGTGGAGCAGCTCGCGCACAGGATGCACTCGTACAGGCCGTTGAGCTCGTCGCGCTCCTCGGGCGACTGCAGGCGCTCCTTCTCGGGCGGCACGTTGTCGTTCTGCAGGTACGGCTTGATCGAGTTGTACTGCTTGAAGAACTGCGTCATGTCCACGATCAGGTCGCGGATGACGGGCAGGCCCGGCAACGGCTTGAGCACGATCGTGCCCTTGAGCGTGAGCATGTTGGTCAGGCAGGCGAGGCCGTTCTTGCCGTTGATGTTCATCGCGTCGGAGCCGCAGACGCCTTCG from Variovorax sp. V93 includes the following:
- a CDS encoding succinate dehydrogenase iron-sulfur subunit — encoded protein: MKRTFQIYRYDPDKDAKPYMQTVEIELDGHERMLLDALMKLKAQDPTLSFRRSCREGVCGSDAMNINGKNGLACLTNMLTLKGTIVLKPLPGLPVIRDLIVDMTQFFKQYNSIKPYLQNDNVPPEKERLQSPEERDELNGLYECILCASCSTSCPSFWWNPDKFVGPAGLLQAYRFIADSRDEATAERLDNLEDPYRLFRCHTIMNCVDVCPKNLNPTKAIGKIKELMVRRAI